In Pongo abelii isolate AG06213 chromosome X, NHGRI_mPonAbe1-v2.0_pri, whole genome shotgun sequence, one DNA window encodes the following:
- the FHL1 gene encoding four and a half LIM domains protein 1 isoform X3, producing MASHRHSGPSSYKVGTMAEKFDCHYCRDPLQGKKYVQKDGHHCCLKCFDKFCANTCVECRKPIGADSKEVHYKNRFWHDTCFRCAKCLHPLANETFVAKDNKILCNKCTTREDSPKCKGCFKAIVAGDQNVEYKGTVWHKDCFTCSNCKQVIGTGSFFPKGEDFYCVTCHETKFAKHCVKCNKAITSGGITYQDQPWHADCFVCVTCSKKLAGQRFTAVEDQYYCVDCYKNFVAKKCAGCKNPITGFGKGSSVVAYEGQSWHDYCFHCKKCSVNLANKRFVFHQEQVYCPDCAKKL from the exons GTCCCTCCAGCTACAAGGTGGGCACCATGGCGGAGAAGTTTGACTGCCACTACTGCAGGGATCCCTTGCAGGGGAAGAAGTATGTGCAAAAGGATGGCCACCACTGCTGCCTGAAATGCTTTGACAAGTTCTGTGCCAACACCTGTGTGGAATGCCGCAAGCCCATCGGTGCGGACTCCAAG GAGGTGCACTATAAGAACCGCTTCTGGCACGACACCTGCTTCCGCTGTGCCAAGTGCCTTCACCCCTTGGCCAATGAGACCTTTGTGGCCAAGGACAACAAGATCCTGTGCAACAAGTGCACCACTCGGGAGGACTCCCCCAAGTGCAAGGGGTGCTTCAAGGCCATTGTGGCAG GAGATCAAAACGTGGAGTACAAGGGGACCGTCTGGCACAAAGACTGCTTCACCTGTAGTAACTGCAAGCAAGTCATCGGGACTGGAAGCTTCTTCCCTAAAGGGGAGGACTTCTACTGCGTGACTTGCCATGAGACCAAGTTTGCCAAGCATTGCGTGAAGTGCAACAAG GCCATCACATCTGGAGGAATCACTTACCAGGATCAGCCCTGGCATGCCGATTGCTTTGTGTGTGTTACCTGCTCTAAGAAGCTGGCTGGGCAGCGTTTCACCGCTGTGGAGGACCAGTATTACTGCGTGGATTGCTACAAGAACTTTGTGGCCAAGAAGTGTGCTGGATGCAAGAACCCCATCACTG ggTTTGGTAAAGGCTCCAGTGTGGTGGCCTATGAAGGACAATCCTGGCACGACTACTGCTTCCACTGCAAAAAATGCTCCGTGAATCTGGCCAACAAGCGCTTTGTTTTCCACCAGGAGCAAGTGTATTGCCCCGACTGTGCCAAAAAGCTGTAA
- the FHL1 gene encoding four and a half LIM domains protein 1 precursor: MTFYVASLALELIWMLSSPAGPSSYKVGTMAEKFDCHYCRDPLQGKKYVQKDGHHCCLKCFDKFCANTCVECRKPIGADSKEVHYKNRFWHDTCFRCAKCLHPLANETFVAKDNKILCNKCTTREDSPKCKGCFKAIVAGDQNVEYKGTVWHKDCFTCSNCKQVIGTGSFFPKGEDFYCVTCHETKFAKHCVKCNKAITSGGITYQDQPWHADCFVCVTCSKKLAGQRFTAVEDQYYCVDCYKNFVAKKCAGCKNPITGFGKGSSVVAYEGQSWHDYCFHCKKCSVNLANKRFVFHQEQVYCPDCAKKL, translated from the exons GTCCCTCCAGCTACAAGGTGGGCACCATGGCGGAGAAGTTTGACTGCCACTACTGCAGGGATCCCTTGCAGGGGAAGAAGTATGTGCAAAAGGATGGCCACCACTGCTGCCTGAAATGCTTTGACAAGTTCTGTGCCAACACCTGTGTGGAATGCCGCAAGCCCATCGGTGCGGACTCCAAG GAGGTGCACTATAAGAACCGCTTCTGGCACGACACCTGCTTCCGCTGTGCCAAGTGCCTTCACCCCTTGGCCAATGAGACCTTTGTGGCCAAGGACAACAAGATCCTGTGCAACAAGTGCACCACTCGGGAGGACTCCCCCAAGTGCAAGGGGTGCTTCAAGGCCATTGTGGCAG GAGATCAAAACGTGGAGTACAAGGGGACCGTCTGGCACAAAGACTGCTTCACCTGTAGTAACTGCAAGCAAGTCATCGGGACTGGAAGCTTCTTCCCTAAAGGGGAGGACTTCTACTGCGTGACTTGCCATGAGACCAAGTTTGCCAAGCATTGCGTGAAGTGCAACAAG GCCATCACATCTGGAGGAATCACTTACCAGGATCAGCCCTGGCATGCCGATTGCTTTGTGTGTGTTACCTGCTCTAAGAAGCTGGCTGGGCAGCGTTTCACCGCTGTGGAGGACCAGTATTACTGCGTGGATTGCTACAAGAACTTTGTGGCCAAGAAGTGTGCTGGATGCAAGAACCCCATCACTG ggTTTGGTAAAGGCTCCAGTGTGGTGGCCTATGAAGGACAATCCTGGCACGACTACTGCTTCCACTGCAAAAAATGCTCCGTGAATCTGGCCAACAAGCGCTTTGTTTTCCACCAGGAGCAAGTGTATTGCCCCGACTGTGCCAAAAAGCTGTAA
- the FHL1 gene encoding four and a half LIM domains protein 1 isoform X4 has product MASHRHSGPSSYKVGTMAEKFDCHYCRDPLQGKKYVQKDGHHCCLKCFDKFCANTCVECRKPIGADSKEVHYKNRFWHDTCFRCAKCLHPLANETFVAKDNKILCNKCTTREDSPKCKGCFKAIVAGDQNVEYKGTVWHKDCFTCSNCKQVIGTGSFFPKGEDFYCVTCHETKFAKHCVKCNKGLVKAPVWWPMKDNPGTTTASTAKNAP; this is encoded by the exons GTCCCTCCAGCTACAAGGTGGGCACCATGGCGGAGAAGTTTGACTGCCACTACTGCAGGGATCCCTTGCAGGGGAAGAAGTATGTGCAAAAGGATGGCCACCACTGCTGCCTGAAATGCTTTGACAAGTTCTGTGCCAACACCTGTGTGGAATGCCGCAAGCCCATCGGTGCGGACTCCAAG GAGGTGCACTATAAGAACCGCTTCTGGCACGACACCTGCTTCCGCTGTGCCAAGTGCCTTCACCCCTTGGCCAATGAGACCTTTGTGGCCAAGGACAACAAGATCCTGTGCAACAAGTGCACCACTCGGGAGGACTCCCCCAAGTGCAAGGGGTGCTTCAAGGCCATTGTGGCAG GAGATCAAAACGTGGAGTACAAGGGGACCGTCTGGCACAAAGACTGCTTCACCTGTAGTAACTGCAAGCAAGTCATCGGGACTGGAAGCTTCTTCCCTAAAGGGGAGGACTTCTACTGCGTGACTTGCCATGAGACCAAGTTTGCCAAGCATTGCGTGAAGTGCAACAAG ggTTTGGTAAAGGCTCCAGTGTGGTGGCCTATGAAGGACAATCCTGGCACGACTACTGCTTCCACTGCAAAAAATGCTCCGTGA
- the FHL1 gene encoding four and a half LIM domains protein 1 isoform X1 has protein sequence MASHRHSGPSSYKVGTMAEKFDCHYCRDPLQGKKYVQKDGHHCCLKCFDKFCANTCVECRKPIGADSKEVHYKNRFWHDTCFRCAKCLHPLANETFVAKDNKILCNKCTTREDSPKCKGCFKAIVAGDQNVEYKGTVWHKDCFTCSNCKQVIGTGSFFPKGEDFYCVTCHETKFAKHCVKCNKAITSGGITYQDQPWHADCFVCVTCSKKLAGQRFTAVEDQYYCVDCYKNFVAKKCAGCKNPITGKRTVSRVSHPVSKARKPPVCHGKRLPLTLFPSANLRGRHPGGERTCPSWVVVLYRKNRSLAAPRGPGLVKAPVWWPMKDNPGTTTASTAKNAP, from the exons GTCCCTCCAGCTACAAGGTGGGCACCATGGCGGAGAAGTTTGACTGCCACTACTGCAGGGATCCCTTGCAGGGGAAGAAGTATGTGCAAAAGGATGGCCACCACTGCTGCCTGAAATGCTTTGACAAGTTCTGTGCCAACACCTGTGTGGAATGCCGCAAGCCCATCGGTGCGGACTCCAAG GAGGTGCACTATAAGAACCGCTTCTGGCACGACACCTGCTTCCGCTGTGCCAAGTGCCTTCACCCCTTGGCCAATGAGACCTTTGTGGCCAAGGACAACAAGATCCTGTGCAACAAGTGCACCACTCGGGAGGACTCCCCCAAGTGCAAGGGGTGCTTCAAGGCCATTGTGGCAG GAGATCAAAACGTGGAGTACAAGGGGACCGTCTGGCACAAAGACTGCTTCACCTGTAGTAACTGCAAGCAAGTCATCGGGACTGGAAGCTTCTTCCCTAAAGGGGAGGACTTCTACTGCGTGACTTGCCATGAGACCAAGTTTGCCAAGCATTGCGTGAAGTGCAACAAG GCCATCACATCTGGAGGAATCACTTACCAGGATCAGCCCTGGCATGCCGATTGCTTTGTGTGTGTTACCTGCTCTAAGAAGCTGGCTGGGCAGCGTTTCACCGCTGTGGAGGACCAGTATTACTGCGTGGATTGCTACAAGAACTTTGTGGCCAAGAAGTGTGCTGGATGCAAGAACCCCATCACTG GGAAAAGGACTGTGTCAAGAGTGAGCCACCCAGTCTCTAAAGCTAGGAAGCCCCCAGTGTGCCACGGGAAACGCTTGCCTCTCACCCTGTTTCCCAGCGCCAACCTCCGGGGCAGGCATCCGGGTGGAGAGAGGACTTGTCCCTCGTGGGTGGTGGTTCTTTATAGAAAAAATCGAAGCTTAGCAGCTCCTCGAGGCCCG ggTTTGGTAAAGGCTCCAGTGTGGTGGCCTATGAAGGACAATCCTGGCACGACTACTGCTTCCACTGCAAAAAATGCTCCGTGA
- the FHL1 gene encoding four and a half LIM domains protein 1 isoform X2 — protein sequence MAEKFDCHYCRDPLQGKKYVQKDGHHCCLKCFDKFCANTCVECRKPIGADSKEVHYKNRFWHDTCFRCAKCLHPLANETFVAKDNKILCNKCTTREDSPKCKGCFKAIVAGDQNVEYKGTVWHKDCFTCSNCKQVIGTGSFFPKGEDFYCVTCHETKFAKHCVKCNKAITSGGITYQDQPWHADCFVCVTCSKKLAGQRFTAVEDQYYCVDCYKNFVAKKCAGCKNPITGKRTVSRVSHPVSKARKPPVCHGKRLPLTLFPSANLRGRHPGGERTCPSWVVVLYRKNRSLAAPRGPGLVKAPVWWPMKDNPGTTTASTAKNAP from the exons ATGGCGGAGAAGTTTGACTGCCACTACTGCAGGGATCCCTTGCAGGGGAAGAAGTATGTGCAAAAGGATGGCCACCACTGCTGCCTGAAATGCTTTGACAAGTTCTGTGCCAACACCTGTGTGGAATGCCGCAAGCCCATCGGTGCGGACTCCAAG GAGGTGCACTATAAGAACCGCTTCTGGCACGACACCTGCTTCCGCTGTGCCAAGTGCCTTCACCCCTTGGCCAATGAGACCTTTGTGGCCAAGGACAACAAGATCCTGTGCAACAAGTGCACCACTCGGGAGGACTCCCCCAAGTGCAAGGGGTGCTTCAAGGCCATTGTGGCAG GAGATCAAAACGTGGAGTACAAGGGGACCGTCTGGCACAAAGACTGCTTCACCTGTAGTAACTGCAAGCAAGTCATCGGGACTGGAAGCTTCTTCCCTAAAGGGGAGGACTTCTACTGCGTGACTTGCCATGAGACCAAGTTTGCCAAGCATTGCGTGAAGTGCAACAAG GCCATCACATCTGGAGGAATCACTTACCAGGATCAGCCCTGGCATGCCGATTGCTTTGTGTGTGTTACCTGCTCTAAGAAGCTGGCTGGGCAGCGTTTCACCGCTGTGGAGGACCAGTATTACTGCGTGGATTGCTACAAGAACTTTGTGGCCAAGAAGTGTGCTGGATGCAAGAACCCCATCACTG GGAAAAGGACTGTGTCAAGAGTGAGCCACCCAGTCTCTAAAGCTAGGAAGCCCCCAGTGTGCCACGGGAAACGCTTGCCTCTCACCCTGTTTCCCAGCGCCAACCTCCGGGGCAGGCATCCGGGTGGAGAGAGGACTTGTCCCTCGTGGGTGGTGGTTCTTTATAGAAAAAATCGAAGCTTAGCAGCTCCTCGAGGCCCG ggTTTGGTAAAGGCTCCAGTGTGGTGGCCTATGAAGGACAATCCTGGCACGACTACTGCTTCCACTGCAAAAAATGCTCCGTGA
- the FHL1 gene encoding four and a half LIM domains protein 1 isoform X5 — MAEKFDCHYCRDPLQGKKYVQKDGHHCCLKCFDKFCANTCVECRKPIGADSKEVHYKNRFWHDTCFRCAKCLHPLANETFVAKDNKILCNKCTTREDSPKCKGCFKAIVAGDQNVEYKGTVWHKDCFTCSNCKQVIGTGSFFPKGEDFYCVTCHETKFAKHCVKCNKAITSGGITYQDQPWHADCFVCVTCSKKLAGQRFTAVEDQYYCVDCYKNFVAKKCAGCKNPITGFGKGSSVVAYEGQSWHDYCFHCKKCSVNLANKRFVFHQEQVYCPDCAKKL; from the exons ATGGCGGAGAAGTTTGACTGCCACTACTGCAGGGATCCCTTGCAGGGGAAGAAGTATGTGCAAAAGGATGGCCACCACTGCTGCCTGAAATGCTTTGACAAGTTCTGTGCCAACACCTGTGTGGAATGCCGCAAGCCCATCGGTGCGGACTCCAAG GAGGTGCACTATAAGAACCGCTTCTGGCACGACACCTGCTTCCGCTGTGCCAAGTGCCTTCACCCCTTGGCCAATGAGACCTTTGTGGCCAAGGACAACAAGATCCTGTGCAACAAGTGCACCACTCGGGAGGACTCCCCCAAGTGCAAGGGGTGCTTCAAGGCCATTGTGGCAG GAGATCAAAACGTGGAGTACAAGGGGACCGTCTGGCACAAAGACTGCTTCACCTGTAGTAACTGCAAGCAAGTCATCGGGACTGGAAGCTTCTTCCCTAAAGGGGAGGACTTCTACTGCGTGACTTGCCATGAGACCAAGTTTGCCAAGCATTGCGTGAAGTGCAACAAG GCCATCACATCTGGAGGAATCACTTACCAGGATCAGCCCTGGCATGCCGATTGCTTTGTGTGTGTTACCTGCTCTAAGAAGCTGGCTGGGCAGCGTTTCACCGCTGTGGAGGACCAGTATTACTGCGTGGATTGCTACAAGAACTTTGTGGCCAAGAAGTGTGCTGGATGCAAGAACCCCATCACTG ggTTTGGTAAAGGCTCCAGTGTGGTGGCCTATGAAGGACAATCCTGGCACGACTACTGCTTCCACTGCAAAAAATGCTCCGTGAATCTGGCCAACAAGCGCTTTGTTTTCCACCAGGAGCAAGTGTATTGCCCCGACTGTGCCAAAAAGCTGTAA